A region from the Parasphingopyxis sp. CP4 genome encodes:
- a CDS encoding Crp/Fnr family transcriptional regulator yields MDAPFSPFFGEFLGRMPEEMQAALASAGTLMRYRDGATIQQRGDRKPGISVIAEGAVRMSATDAEGERSTYLVHGPGDAFGEMTLFLDIPRTLDAVAVGDTAIHEVSRAGFTQLLDTQPAIRDHLLVSLARQLSLALERLDDQRRLPANARLAKALVDLAEPDGDHHIVRASQSALAEAIATSRVTTGKVLTELAEAGLVETAYRAVRIADLSALQDWVAARSLLTPLNPRD; encoded by the coding sequence ATGGACGCACCCTTTTCTCCCTTTTTCGGCGAATTTCTGGGGCGCATGCCCGAAGAGATGCAGGCGGCTTTGGCATCGGCGGGTACCTTGATGCGCTATCGCGATGGCGCGACGATCCAGCAGCGCGGCGATCGCAAGCCCGGGATTTCGGTCATTGCGGAAGGCGCGGTACGGATGAGTGCAACCGATGCCGAGGGGGAGCGCTCCACCTATCTTGTCCATGGTCCGGGCGATGCCTTTGGCGAGATGACGCTGTTTCTCGATATCCCGCGTACGCTCGATGCGGTGGCCGTCGGCGATACCGCGATCCATGAAGTGTCGCGCGCGGGCTTTACGCAATTGCTCGATACCCAGCCCGCCATTCGCGATCATCTGCTGGTAAGCCTCGCGCGGCAATTGTCACTGGCGCTCGAACGGCTCGACGATCAGCGACGGCTCCCCGCCAATGCCCGGCTTGCAAAAGCGCTGGTCGATCTCGCCGAGCCGGATGGCGATCATCACATCGTCCGCGCCAGCCAGTCGGCGCTGGCCGAAGCCATCGCCACCAGCCGCGTTACCACGGGGAAAGTATTAACTGAGCTCGCCGAGGCTGGTCTCGTCGAAACCGCCTATCGCGCCGTGCGCATCGCGGATCTCTCCGCGCTCCAGGATTGGGTCGCCGCCCGCAGCCTGCTGACGCCGCTCAACCCGCGCGACTAG
- a CDS encoding sterol desaturase family protein — MQTSTIIILAIYFGYALIELWRTALFNKAEQTRGDGIVEAVSTIVLLFVTQPFILFSSAWLAGQIAPGYAGALAGIPILAAVALFLLFDDMMQYWWHRAAHTFPLLYKLHRPHHDARYMSIRLVYRNNLFYYLTMPGIWFSGVLIYLGLGYVYAGYIVVKLLVITGAHSDAAWDRPLYKIGWLSPVMWVVERTISTPATHHAHHGRHKADGVTNYKGNFGNLLFFWDVLFGTAKITRAYPESYGVENLPATSTGEMLAWPLISTGNSAKGEEPAAVPATA, encoded by the coding sequence ATGCAGACCAGTACGATCATCATATTGGCTATCTATTTCGGCTATGCGCTGATTGAATTGTGGCGCACGGCGCTGTTCAACAAGGCAGAGCAGACCCGCGGTGACGGGATCGTCGAAGCGGTCAGCACCATCGTGCTGCTCTTTGTCACCCAACCCTTCATCCTGTTCAGTTCCGCCTGGCTCGCCGGGCAGATCGCTCCGGGCTATGCCGGAGCGCTGGCGGGCATCCCGATCCTTGCCGCTGTCGCGCTGTTCCTGCTGTTCGACGATATGATGCAATATTGGTGGCACCGCGCTGCGCACACATTTCCGCTGCTCTACAAGCTGCATCGCCCGCATCATGACGCGCGCTATATGAGCATCCGCCTCGTCTATCGGAATAATCTTTTCTACTATCTCACCATGCCTGGGATCTGGTTCTCCGGGGTGCTGATCTATCTCGGCCTCGGCTATGTTTATGCGGGCTATATTGTCGTGAAGCTGCTGGTGATTACCGGGGCACATTCGGACGCTGCCTGGGATCGACCGCTCTACAAGATTGGCTGGCTCTCGCCGGTCATGTGGGTTGTCGAACGCACCATTTCGACACCCGCAACCCACCATGCCCATCACGGCCGCCACAAGGCGGATGGCGTGACCAACTATAAGGGCAATTTCGGCAATCTTCTGTTCTTCTGGGACGTGCTCTTTGGCACCGCGAAAATCACGCGCGCCTATCCAGAAAGCTATGGCGTTGAAAATCTGCCGGCGACGTCGACAGGCGAAATGCTGGCCTGGCCGCTGATCAGCACCGGAAATTCAGCAAAGGGCGAAGAGCCGGCCGCTGTTCCGGCGACCGCTTAA